The proteins below are encoded in one region of Rhodoflexus caldus:
- a CDS encoding outer membrane beta-barrel protein yields the protein MKRLFRYAAGAALVLAPLTGFSQNTDNPPPSSEPVFKNSSIDMNRGRKNRPGSNHVAKIGFGGLIGMPIGDFQDVAGDVTPWGYGINAAFRISRNSPVFAGLDFGYMGMGRNVDVFTAINGTTSRIARRNRIITGHALLRLQPNIGGPVRPYFDGMFGLKYFRTATEIENNWNNWWNNNNNRNSNIITVPNHEDVALSYGGGIGLNIVLGENVWLDLRTVYLPGTVASYVKRGDVYPDPNDPARTIVIKSRSATDMLNHQVGITFSF from the coding sequence ATGAAACGCTTATTCAGATATGCAGCAGGCGCAGCGCTTGTACTTGCCCCTTTAACGGGATTTTCACAGAACACAGATAACCCGCCGCCTTCATCGGAACCGGTATTTAAAAACAGTTCCATTGATATGAATCGTGGGCGCAAAAATCGCCCCGGCAGCAACCACGTGGCCAAAATAGGGTTTGGCGGCCTGATTGGTATGCCTATCGGCGATTTTCAGGACGTAGCGGGCGATGTTACCCCTTGGGGCTACGGCATCAATGCTGCTTTTCGCATCAGCCGCAATTCGCCCGTTTTTGCAGGTTTGGACTTCGGCTATATGGGCATGGGGCGCAATGTAGATGTATTTACTGCCATCAACGGTACTACAAGCCGCATTGCACGCCGCAACCGCATTATTACCGGCCATGCGCTGCTGCGTCTGCAACCTAATATCGGAGGGCCTGTGCGCCCGTATTTTGACGGGATGTTCGGCCTGAAATATTTCCGCACTGCTACCGAAATTGAAAATAATTGGAACAACTGGTGGAACAATAATAACAACCGCAACTCCAATATCATCACCGTTCCGAACCATGAAGATGTAGCGCTCAGCTACGGCGGCGGCATCGGCCTTAACATCGTACTGGGGGAAAATGTGTGGTTAGACCTGCGCACGGTCTATTTGCCCGGCACGGTGGCATCCTACGTCAAGCGCGGCGATGTCTATCCTGACCCCAACGACCCGGCGCGTACCATTGTCATTAAGTCGCGCTCCGCTACCGATATGCTCAACCATCAGGTGGGTATTACGTTCAGTTTCTAA
- a CDS encoding pyruvate carboxylase: MRKIERLLVANRGEIAIRILRAASELHINTLAVYTYEDRYSLHRYKADEAYQIGTDDDPLKPYLDIEGLISLAKAKKVDAIHPGYGFLSENVHFARRCEEEGIIFVGPRSGVMAQLGDKVAAKKIALAAGVPMIEDSKADLSTYEIALAEARRIGFPVMLKAAAGGGGRGMRVIRSEADLERLYNEARNEAANAFGDSTVFIEKFIDEPKHIEVQIMGDNFGNIVHLYERDCSVQRRFQKVVEVAPSIGLAEETRQKLYNYALRIARAVDYNNVGTVEFLVDKDQNVYFIEVNPRVQVEHTITEEITGIDIVRSQILIAQGCALSDKQIYIHGQEDVQINGFAVQCRITTEDPENGFKPDYGTIIAYRNAGGFGIRIDEGSSYPGVRISPFFDSMLVKVTAKGRTMWGACDRLHRALREFRIRGVKTNIGFLLNVISHPEFIKGKATVQFIEQNPDLFKMPLRLDRGTRLLNYLADVIVNGNPDVRGSKPEKPFRTPKVPACNRFGDFPQGSRDRLKALGREKFIEWLKQEKAVHFTDTTFRDAHQSLLATRMRTMDMLRVAESYARNVPQVFSMEMWGGATFDVAMRFLKECPWERLRRLRRAMPNVLFQMLLRGANAVGYKSYPANLVEKFVERAAINGIDIFRIFDSLNWVEAMKTSIRAVVERTDALAEGSICYTGEIMNPNSKYNLQYYLDLARQLEDLGIHILAIKDMAGLLKPYSAELLITELKKAVSVPIHLHTHDTAGVQAATLLKAIEAGVDVIDVSIASMSGLTAQPNFNSLVAVLEHHPRRQNIDLHKLNAFASYWEDVREYYFPFESDLKAGTAEVYDNEIPGGQYSNLRPQAIALGLGDKFEQIKKNYAVANRLLGDIVKVTPSSKVVGDLALFLTANNLTEADVWQRGHELSYPESVKELLRGDMGRPPEGFPAEIVRLVLKDEQPDYSVPGQNLPPVDFEAEKIAFAKKFPVKNYITDAEEDELLSYLLYPKVYEEYNENRNRYGDLSVLPSPQFFYGMKEGEEVLIELSEGKSIMVRLLAVFKPDENGMRTVSFELNGQTRRLQVRDRSFKVTKVSNRKAQNEGEIGAPLQGRLSKIMVNVGDTVAVNTPLFVIEAMKMESTITAPRAGVVKQVFLPAGSMVEQEDAIIWIA, translated from the coding sequence ATGCGCAAAATAGAGCGACTATTGGTAGCCAATCGCGGTGAAATTGCCATCCGAATTCTGCGGGCTGCTTCCGAATTACATATCAACACCCTTGCGGTTTATACTTATGAAGACCGTTATTCGCTGCATCGCTACAAGGCGGACGAAGCCTATCAGATAGGTACAGACGATGACCCGCTGAAGCCCTATTTGGACATTGAGGGGCTGATTAGTCTTGCCAAAGCCAAAAAAGTTGATGCTATCCATCCGGGCTATGGTTTTTTGTCGGAGAATGTACATTTTGCCCGACGTTGCGAAGAAGAAGGTATTATTTTCGTTGGGCCGCGTTCGGGGGTGATGGCGCAATTGGGTGACAAGGTAGCTGCCAAAAAAATTGCCCTTGCGGCAGGTGTGCCCATGATTGAGGACAGCAAAGCCGACCTCTCTACCTATGAAATTGCCCTTGCGGAAGCACGCCGTATCGGCTTTCCGGTCATGCTGAAAGCTGCTGCGGGCGGCGGCGGCAGGGGGATGCGCGTCATTCGCTCCGAAGCTGACTTGGAGCGCTTGTACAACGAAGCCCGCAACGAGGCAGCCAATGCCTTTGGCGACAGTACGGTATTTATTGAAAAATTTATTGATGAGCCCAAGCACATAGAAGTGCAAATTATGGGCGATAATTTTGGCAATATTGTCCACCTTTATGAGCGCGACTGTTCGGTGCAGCGCCGATTCCAAAAGGTGGTGGAAGTTGCGCCCAGCATAGGACTGGCAGAGGAAACCCGCCAGAAACTCTACAATTACGCCCTCCGCATTGCGCGCGCCGTGGACTACAACAACGTGGGAACGGTAGAATTTTTGGTAGATAAAGACCAAAATGTTTACTTTATTGAGGTAAACCCCCGCGTGCAGGTAGAGCATACCATCACCGAAGAAATTACGGGCATTGACATTGTGCGCTCTCAAATACTGATTGCGCAAGGCTGTGCCCTTTCCGATAAACAAATTTACATCCACGGTCAGGAAGATGTGCAAATCAACGGTTTTGCCGTACAGTGCCGCATCACGACCGAAGACCCCGAAAACGGCTTCAAGCCCGACTACGGCACCATTATCGCCTATCGGAACGCAGGCGGCTTCGGCATCCGCATTGATGAGGGCAGTTCCTACCCGGGCGTGCGCATTTCGCCCTTTTTTGACTCCATGCTGGTAAAGGTTACAGCCAAAGGACGCACCATGTGGGGGGCTTGCGACCGCCTGCACCGTGCCCTGCGCGAGTTCAGGATTCGCGGCGTTAAAACCAATATCGGCTTTTTGCTCAATGTGATTTCACACCCCGAGTTCATCAAAGGTAAGGCAACGGTTCAGTTCATAGAACAGAATCCCGACCTTTTCAAAATGCCGCTGCGCTTAGACAGAGGTACACGCTTGCTGAACTATCTGGCCGACGTGATTGTGAACGGCAACCCCGATGTGCGCGGCAGCAAGCCCGAAAAGCCCTTCCGCACACCCAAAGTACCTGCCTGCAACCGCTTCGGAGATTTTCCGCAAGGCAGCCGCGACCGCCTGAAAGCACTGGGGCGCGAGAAATTTATTGAGTGGTTGAAACAGGAAAAAGCTGTTCATTTTACGGATACTACTTTCCGCGATGCCCACCAGTCGCTGCTGGCAACGCGCATGAGAACGATGGATATGCTGCGAGTGGCGGAAAGTTACGCGCGCAACGTGCCGCAAGTATTTTCCATGGAAATGTGGGGCGGCGCAACCTTTGATGTGGCCATGCGGTTCCTGAAAGAATGTCCGTGGGAGCGCCTGCGTCGCCTGCGCCGCGCCATGCCCAATGTGCTGTTTCAGATGTTGCTGCGCGGTGCCAATGCGGTTGGGTACAAGTCATATCCTGCCAATTTGGTAGAAAAGTTCGTAGAACGGGCGGCTATTAACGGTATTGATATTTTCCGCATTTTTGATTCGCTCAATTGGGTAGAGGCGATGAAAACAAGCATCCGCGCCGTTGTAGAGCGTACCGATGCGCTGGCAGAAGGTTCTATTTGCTATACGGGCGAAATTATGAACCCGAACAGTAAATATAATCTGCAATACTACCTTGACTTGGCGCGGCAATTGGAAGATTTGGGCATTCATATATTGGCCATTAAAGACATGGCGGGGCTGTTGAAGCCATACAGTGCCGAACTGCTGATTACGGAACTGAAAAAGGCCGTTTCCGTACCTATTCATTTGCATACACACGATACGGCAGGCGTTCAGGCGGCAACGCTGCTCAAAGCCATTGAGGCAGGTGTAGATGTGATTGACGTTTCCATTGCCTCCATGTCGGGGCTGACGGCACAGCCTAATTTTAACTCATTGGTGGCCGTACTGGAACACCACCCGCGCCGTCAGAACATAGATTTGCATAAACTGAATGCCTTTGCTTCCTATTGGGAAGATGTTCGCGAGTATTATTTCCCGTTTGAGTCGGACTTGAAAGCAGGCACGGCAGAAGTATATGACAACGAGATTCCCGGCGGTCAGTATTCTAACCTTCGCCCGCAGGCCATTGCGCTGGGGCTGGGCGATAAATTTGAACAAATCAAGAAAAACTATGCCGTAGCCAACCGATTGCTGGGTGACATTGTGAAGGTAACGCCAAGCTCCAAAGTGGTAGGCGATTTGGCATTGTTCCTCACGGCTAATAACCTGACCGAAGCCGATGTATGGCAGCGCGGGCATGAGTTATCGTACCCCGAATCGGTGAAAGAGCTGCTGCGCGGCGACATGGGACGACCACCGGAGGGCTTCCCTGCCGAAATCGTGCGATTGGTACTCAAAGACGAGCAACCGGATTACAGCGTGCCCGGCCAGAACCTCCCACCCGTTGATTTTGAAGCCGAAAAAATTGCTTTTGCAAAGAAATTTCCTGTCAAAAATTATATCACCGATGCAGAGGAGGACGAGTTGCTTTCCTACCTGCTTTACCCGAAGGTGTACGAAGAATACAACGAGAACCGCAATCGCTACGGCGACCTTTCCGTACTGCCTTCGCCACAGTTTTTCTATGGCATGAAAGAAGGGGAGGAGGTGCTGATAGAATTGAGTGAGGGCAAATCTATTATGGTGCGGCTGTTGGCGGTTTTCAAGCCTGACGAAAACGGTATGCGTACGGTATCTTTTGAACTGAACGGCCAAACCCGTCGCTTGCAAGTGCGCGACCGCAGTTTTAAAGTTACCAAAGTTTCTAACCGAAAAGCCCAAAACGAGGGCGAAATAGGTGCGCCGCTGCAAGGCCGCCTGTCTAAAATTATGGTCAATGTGGGCGATACGGTAGCCGTTAATACGCCATTGTTTGTTATTGAAGCCATGAAAATGGAAAGCACCATTACCGCACCGCGGGCAGGTGTTGTCAAACAAGTATTTTTGCCCGCCGGCAGCATGGTTGAACAAGAAGATGCCATTATTTGGATTGCATGA
- a CDS encoding MFS transporter: protein MELNRPHTIRAWCFFDWANSAYSLVITTAVFPLYYSAVTESAFGGRTVRFFGTEADKGALYSYAIAFSFLLIAALSPVLSGIADYGGSKKQFMRFFTVLGAVACLSLFFFTGSNIELGIIASVLASIGYAGALVFYNAFLPEIATADQFDRISAKGFSYGYLGSVLLLIVILAMIQQPAWFGLPDAGIATRIAFVMVGLWWIGFSQITFNGLQERKGHTFHSDLLARGFKELKKVWKSLQHHRHTRIFLVAFFLYNTGVQTTIYLASLFGSDELKLETGQLIATILLLQVVAIAGATLFARLSDAKGNRFALSVILIIWVSVCIAAYFVYDAMGFYILAGGVGMVMGGVQSLSRATYSKLIPEHTHDTASFFSFYDVLDKCSTVLGTMVYGIIIQLSGGSMRNSAIALSIFFMAGLMVLQQVKIPKAHAQIAA, encoded by the coding sequence ATGGAACTGAACCGGCCGCACACCATCCGCGCATGGTGCTTTTTTGATTGGGCAAACTCTGCCTATTCGTTGGTTATTACTACCGCTGTTTTTCCGCTGTATTACAGTGCCGTAACCGAAAGCGCTTTCGGCGGTCGCACGGTGCGGTTTTTCGGCACAGAGGCAGACAAAGGCGCGCTATATTCCTATGCCATTGCTTTTTCGTTCCTGCTGATTGCGGCGCTTTCGCCCGTGCTTTCGGGCATTGCCGACTACGGCGGCTCAAAAAAGCAATTCATGCGTTTTTTTACTGTGCTTGGCGCGGTTGCCTGCCTTTCGCTGTTCTTTTTTACGGGCAGCAATATAGAATTAGGCATTATTGCTTCGGTGCTGGCAAGCATCGGCTATGCGGGGGCTTTGGTGTTTTACAACGCTTTTTTGCCCGAAATAGCCACCGCCGACCAATTCGACCGCATCAGTGCCAAGGGCTTTTCCTACGGCTACTTGGGCAGCGTGCTGCTGCTGATTGTCATTTTGGCAATGATACAACAGCCCGCGTGGTTCGGCTTGCCCGATGCAGGCATTGCCACGCGCATTGCTTTTGTGATGGTCGGGCTTTGGTGGATAGGCTTTTCGCAAATCACCTTCAACGGCTTGCAAGAGCGCAAAGGGCACACCTTCCATTCCGACCTCTTGGCGCGAGGGTTCAAAGAATTGAAAAAAGTATGGAAAAGTTTGCAGCACCACCGCCATACGCGCATTTTTCTGGTTGCATTTTTCCTTTACAACACAGGCGTACAAACCACCATTTACTTGGCAAGCCTCTTTGGCAGCGATGAACTCAAATTGGAAACGGGGCAACTCATTGCCACCATTTTGCTCTTGCAAGTAGTAGCCATTGCAGGCGCAACGCTTTTTGCAAGGCTATCCGATGCCAAAGGCAACCGCTTTGCCCTAAGCGTCATTCTCATAATTTGGGTATCTGTTTGCATAGCCGCTTATTTTGTTTACGATGCTATGGGCTTTTACATATTGGCAGGCGGTGTAGGCATGGTCATGGGCGGGGTGCAGTCGCTTTCGCGGGCTACTTACAGCAAGCTCATCCCCGAACATACGCACGATACCGCCTCTTTTTTCAGTTTCTATGATGTCTTGGACAAGTGCTCCACTGTTTTGGGAACAATGGTTTACGGCATCATCATCCAACTTTCGGGCGGCTCTATGCGCAACAGTGCTATTGCACTTTCCATCTTCTTTATGGCAGGGCTGATGGTATTGCAACAAGTCAAAATTCCGAAGGCACACGCGCAGATAGCGGCATAA
- the panC gene encoding pantoate--beta-alanine ligase translates to MKLFRHAADLIEWRRENRLLSVGFVPTMGALHNGHISLIEKAKSENPLVVCSIFVNPTQFNNADDLKRYPRTPEQDLAMLAAAGCDVVFMPDEAEIYPAAPQMQLNFGNLEEVMEGSHRPGHFNGVGLVVSKLFHMVQPDRAYFGQKDLQQFLIIKRLVADLSFPVQLVCCPVVREADGLAMSSRNVRLSAEARLQAPALYRALTEAQQRITQGENPQMVCSEITRRLNETGIFSVEYLTLADTETLASVQSPQAGMEYALCIAAFLDGVRLIDNVVFRM, encoded by the coding sequence ATGAAATTATTCCGACATGCTGCTGACCTGATAGAATGGCGCCGTGAGAACCGTCTGTTGTCTGTTGGGTTTGTTCCGACAATGGGTGCTTTGCATAACGGTCATATTTCGTTGATTGAAAAAGCTAAATCGGAAAACCCGCTGGTGGTTTGCAGCATTTTTGTCAATCCGACACAGTTTAACAATGCAGACGACCTGAAGCGCTATCCGCGCACGCCGGAGCAGGATTTGGCTATGCTGGCTGCGGCAGGTTGTGATGTGGTTTTTATGCCCGATGAGGCTGAAATATACCCTGCTGCTCCGCAAATGCAGCTCAATTTCGGCAATCTGGAAGAGGTGATGGAAGGTTCGCACCGCCCGGGGCACTTCAACGGCGTGGGATTAGTGGTTAGCAAGTTGTTCCACATGGTGCAGCCCGACCGCGCCTATTTCGGGCAGAAAGACCTGCAACAGTTTTTGATTATCAAGCGATTAGTAGCAGACCTGTCGTTCCCTGTGCAGTTGGTGTGCTGCCCTGTTGTGCGCGAAGCCGACGGACTGGCGATGTCTTCCCGCAACGTGCGACTAAGTGCGGAGGCGCGCCTGCAAGCACCTGCGCTTTATCGTGCGCTTACGGAGGCACAACAAAGAATTACCCAAGGCGAAAATCCGCAAATGGTTTGCAGTGAAATTACGCGGCGGTTAAACGAAACGGGCATTTTCAGCGTTGAATATTTGACGCTGGCCGATACGGAAACGCTGGCAAGTGTACAATCGCCGCAGGCAGGTATGGAATATGCCCTCTGCATCGCTGCTTTTCTGGACGGGGTGCGGCTCATAGACAATGTGGTGTTCCGCATGTAA
- a CDS encoding toxin-antitoxin system YwqK family antitoxin yields the protein MQKNRLITIFLCLFWVGIAFAQEEVTETYPDFVTPKAKGQLLNGKKYGYWYFYHPNGNMSAIETYRDGVLNGIAKYYDLNGELERKENWRDGIQTDSAVFYYPGQRIRKHGIFKDGMYEGVWIHYNPDGSLRQRGAYKQGLPHGDWEIYNEKGQLIQAGAYVNGKEEGLWKFYYPDGKLEYEGHFSQGQKTGEWFRYTPSGKKKPYNYKKETQ from the coding sequence ATGCAAAAAAACAGACTCATCACAATCTTTCTCTGCCTTTTTTGGGTAGGTATTGCCTTTGCACAGGAGGAAGTAACCGAAACTTATCCCGATTTTGTTACCCCAAAAGCCAAAGGGCAACTGCTCAACGGGAAAAAGTACGGCTATTGGTATTTTTATCATCCCAACGGCAACATGAGTGCCATAGAAACCTATCGGGACGGCGTACTGAACGGCATCGCCAAATATTATGACCTCAACGGAGAATTGGAGCGCAAGGAAAATTGGCGCGACGGCATCCAGACCGATTCGGCCGTTTTCTACTACCCGGGGCAGCGCATCCGCAAACACGGCATTTTCAAAGACGGCATGTACGAGGGTGTATGGATACACTACAACCCCGATGGCTCATTGCGGCAGCGCGGCGCATACAAACAAGGGCTGCCCCACGGCGACTGGGAAATTTACAACGAAAAAGGGCAACTCATTCAGGCAGGCGCTTACGTGAACGGCAAAGAAGAGGGGCTTTGGAAATTCTATTACCCCGACGGCAAGTTGGAATACGAAGGGCACTTTTCCCAAGGACAAAAAACCGGAGAGTGGTTTCGCTACACACCCTCCGGCAAGAAAAAACCTTACAACTACAAGAAAGAAACACAATAG
- a CDS encoding helix-turn-helix transcriptional regulator, whose translation MKNQLKIERAIKNMTQADLAQLLGVSRQTVNAIETGKYVPSTVLALKIARIFEKPVESIFFLEESDYTQT comes from the coding sequence ATGAAGAATCAACTGAAAATAGAGCGCGCCATTAAGAACATGACACAGGCCGACTTGGCGCAGTTGCTGGGGGTATCGCGGCAAACAGTGAATGCCATTGAGACGGGGAAATATGTACCCTCTACGGTGCTGGCACTCAAAATTGCCCGCATTTTTGAAAAACCCGTGGAAAGCATTTTCTTTCTGGAAGAAAGCGATTACACCCAAACCTGA
- a CDS encoding tetratricopeptide repeat protein, which yields MPSSYLNFRFHFLNEEGKKQSVIPLNGRADGESGVRLTEYAIPIEDIVHVYRHQEKLAVILKPYLALPKNLAVNVLPETSALLIEVADGFAFNVKSAIDQHLSRLHIAQARARWEAEGKGKLFRTITCPVCEATTDTTAILSDYIYCHYCTTIFNQYQQVLPKSEQYDICPRCNYYGRLQMYPEVRFFWLPKEKEFSFSENYICDTCAGRTYDETIWKNALYLVGLPFSWYLKYMMSKEQDPVLAEMAQANRLAQDGNMVEADVLYSAMLLRNANHPGLLYNYGLAWLHNNEPKKAFNYLSRVLELCYNYEPAREILEIYKDTEIIRS from the coding sequence ATGCCGTCATCGTATCTTAATTTCAGGTTTCACTTTTTGAATGAAGAAGGGAAAAAACAGTCGGTTATTCCGCTGAACGGGCGCGCCGACGGCGAAAGCGGTGTGCGACTGACCGAGTATGCCATTCCGATAGAAGACATCGTACACGTATATCGTCATCAGGAGAAACTTGCTGTCATTTTGAAGCCTTATTTGGCCTTGCCTAAAAATCTGGCAGTCAATGTGTTGCCCGAAACAAGTGCGCTGCTGATAGAAGTTGCCGATGGCTTTGCATTTAACGTAAAAAGTGCCATAGACCAGCACCTGAGCCGCTTGCATATTGCCCAAGCACGGGCACGATGGGAGGCCGAAGGCAAGGGTAAACTGTTCAGAACCATTACCTGCCCTGTTTGTGAGGCAACTACCGATACTACCGCTATTTTGTCGGATTACATCTATTGCCATTATTGCACAACTATTTTCAACCAATACCAGCAGGTGCTGCCCAAGTCGGAGCAGTACGATATCTGCCCGCGCTGCAACTACTACGGGCGCTTGCAGATGTACCCCGAAGTGCGGTTTTTCTGGTTGCCCAAAGAAAAAGAGTTTTCATTTAGCGAAAACTACATTTGCGATACTTGTGCAGGGAGAACCTACGATGAAACCATTTGGAAAAATGCCCTCTACTTGGTCGGTTTGCCTTTTAGTTGGTATCTGAAATACATGATGAGCAAAGAGCAAGACCCTGTTCTGGCAGAAATGGCACAGGCCAACCGACTGGCACAGGATGGCAACATGGTAGAGGCGGACGTTCTTTACTCCGCCATGCTGTTGCGCAATGCCAATCATCCCGGCTTGCTCTATAACTACGGGCTGGCATGGCTGCACAACAACGAGCCTAAAAAAGCATTTAATTATCTCAGCCGTGTATTGGAGTTGTGTTACAATTACGAGCCTGCCCGCGAGATTTTGGAAATTTACAAGGATACGGAAATCATCCGCAGTTGA
- a CDS encoding nucleotidyl transferase AbiEii/AbiGii toxin family protein, translating to MLHYATIRPETLGLLKAIMEIPELSDFYLAGGTALALQEGHRMSYDLDFFGNCPFTADEIIDLLSPIISVQILQQSKNILILDAQGIKVDFVNYRYSLITAPLLTDNIRLLAKPDIGAMKLAAIAGRGRKRDFTDIFFLLRTYSLDELITFYNQKYPDGSEMMVARSLSYFDDADTDEDLILLQQVTWEAVKQEILSQVKKRYR from the coding sequence ATGCTACACTATGCTACAATCCGTCCCGAAACATTGGGACTACTAAAAGCCATTATGGAGATTCCCGAGTTATCGGATTTTTATTTGGCAGGCGGTACGGCTTTGGCATTGCAAGAAGGGCATCGCATGTCATATGATTTGGATTTCTTCGGCAACTGCCCTTTCACCGCGGACGAAATCATTGACTTACTAAGTCCGATTATTTCCGTGCAAATTTTGCAACAAAGTAAAAACATACTGATTCTTGATGCACAGGGGATTAAGGTGGATTTCGTAAATTATCGGTATTCTCTAATTACCGCACCTCTGCTTACAGATAACATCCGTTTGCTTGCCAAACCAGATATAGGAGCAATGAAATTGGCAGCTATTGCAGGGCGAGGCAGAAAAAGAGATTTTACTGACATTTTCTTTCTCTTACGAACCTATTCGCTTGATGAGTTAATAACATTCTATAATCAAAAATACCCCGATGGTTCAGAAATGATGGTGGCAAGAAGCCTAAGCTATTTTGATGATGCCGATACCGATGAAGATTTGATATTATTACAACAAGTAACATGGGAAGCCGTCAAACAGGAAATTTTGTCGCAAGTCAAAAAACGCTACCGTTAA
- a CDS encoding RNA polymerase sigma factor: MDTATDDREILAQFRQESSKNWAFDQLMRKYQQRVYMLIRKMVIDHDDADDLTQEVFVKVWHNLDKFREDSQLFTWLYRIASNECLNFLDKKRRRYFLPIHDVRKELAGKLESNSGFTGDEIQLKLQKALLTLPDKQKLVFNMRYYDELSYEEIAGITGTSVGALKASYHHAVKKIEEYLTNT; this comes from the coding sequence ATGGATACCGCAACCGATGACCGCGAAATTCTGGCTCAATTCAGGCAGGAATCATCCAAAAATTGGGCGTTTGACCAACTCATGAGAAAATACCAGCAAAGGGTTTACATGCTCATCCGCAAAATGGTGATTGACCACGACGATGCCGACGACCTCACTCAGGAGGTTTTTGTAAAAGTATGGCATAACTTAGACAAATTCAGAGAAGACTCGCAACTGTTTACATGGCTCTATCGCATTGCTTCTAACGAATGTCTGAATTTTTTGGACAAAAAACGCCGCCGCTACTTCCTACCCATTCACGATGTGCGCAAAGAGTTGGCGGGCAAATTAGAGAGTAACAGCGGTTTTACGGGCGATGAAATTCAGTTGAAACTGCAAAAAGCGCTGCTCACATTGCCCGATAAGCAAAAACTCGTATTCAATATGCGTTATTACGATGAGTTGAGCTATGAAGAAATTGCCGGTATTACAGGCACTTCGGTAGGTGCTTTGAAAGCATCTTATCATCACGCCGTTAAAAAAATTGAAGAATACTTAACCAATACCTGA
- the panD gene encoding aspartate 1-decarboxylase has protein sequence MFIHVLKSKIHRVKVTQAELNYVGSITIDQDLLDAANLIPGEKVQVVNNNNGERFETYTIPGERGSGVICLNGAAARRVQVGDIIIIIAYAMMDAKEAANFKPALVFPDENNRLI, from the coding sequence ATGTTTATCCACGTTTTAAAATCCAAAATACACCGCGTTAAGGTAACGCAGGCAGAGTTGAACTATGTAGGCAGCATTACCATAGACCAAGATTTGTTGGATGCTGCCAATCTGATTCCGGGCGAAAAAGTGCAGGTGGTGAATAATAACAACGGGGAACGGTTTGAAACTTACACCATTCCGGGGGAGCGCGGCTCGGGAGTGATTTGCCTCAATGGAGCGGCAGCACGCCGCGTACAAGTCGGCGACATCATCATTATTATTGCCTACGCGATGATGGATGCCAAAGAGGCTGCCAATTTTAAGCCTGCGCTCGTATTCCCCGACGAAAACAATCGTCTTATATAA
- a CDS encoding DUF6922 domain-containing protein: MELSKVIFWDTEYSKLDYEKHRNYIIERVLIYGKVTDWRAIQAYYGNDIIKQVAINARNLDAKTLAFVSNLFDIPKQQFRCYTMLQSVPKHWDY; this comes from the coding sequence ATGGAACTGTCCAAAGTTATTTTCTGGGATACGGAATACAGTAAGTTAGATTATGAGAAACACCGCAACTATATCATAGAACGGGTATTGATATATGGCAAAGTAACTGATTGGCGGGCAATCCAAGCTTATTATGGCAATGACATCATTAAACAGGTAGCGATAAATGCCCGTAATTTAGATGCCAAAACTTTGGCATTTGTAAGCAATCTTTTTGACATACCTAAGCAACAATTCAGATGCTACACTATGCTACAATCCGTCCCGAAACATTGGGACTACTAA